In Clostridia bacterium, the DNA window ATCGAGAAGCACGGCGCTTTGGCCGTTCACTGGCTCTCGCTCGGCGAACTCTCGAGGCTGATCGACACCTTCAGGCGTGAAGGCATTACCGAAGCCGTGATGGCCGGGCAAGTAAAGCACAAGCAAATCTTCAGCAGCATCCGTCCTGATTGGAAATTGGCGAAGTTGCTCATGTCGCTCGCCACGCGTAACACGGACGCGCTTATCGGCGCCGTCGCCAAGGTGCTCGCCGATGAGGGCATTCACCTCATGAATTCCACGGCCCTGCTTGAGCCTTTGCTCGCAAAGCCAGGGGTGCTGACCCGGCGGGCGCCCACGGACCAGGAGCAGACGAACATCACCTACGGTCGCGCCGTCGCGCAACACGTCGCGCGCTTCGATATTGGACAGACCGTCGTCATCGCAGAAGCCGCCTGCGTTGCGATTGAAGCCATGGAGGGCACAGACGCCGCCATCCTGCGCGCCGGAGAACTTATGGCCACGCTGCGCGGAGAAGCTTCCACGTTCAGCCGCGCTCTCACCGTGGTCAAAGTCGCGAAACCGAAACAGGACATGCGCTTCGATGTTCCTGTCGTTGGCCTTTACACGATTGAGACCATGAAGCGCGCTGGCGCAAGCTGTCTCGCCCTGGAAGCCCAGCGCTGCCTCGTGCTCGACGGCGATGCCGTGTACCGTGCCGCCGACGAAGCCGGCATCGCCATCGTCGCCGACCCTGTCTAGGCTTTCCCCCAGCGCTTACGTCTGCGACAATCGATGGTTCGCGAAAGAGGCCTCTGTGCAATCATCCAAAACCATTCGCGTTGCCGTCATCGGCGTCGGCTCTTTCGGGCGCAACCACGCCCGCGTCTATCACCAGCTTCAGCAGGAGTCGCAGAAGGCCGCGTCAGCACCAACGGCATCATTACCTCCGGCACCAGCACCACGGATCGAACTTGCGGCTATTGTAGATGCCAATCCGGAGCGTGCCACCGAAGTCGCTCGCGAGTTCGGCGCACAACCGTTCACGTCCATCGAACAGATGCTTCGGGCCACGACCATCGACGCCGCCTCTGTGGCAGTGCCTACCATCGCGCACCTCGAAGCTGCCTCTGCCCTGATGAATGCCGGCGTGGACGTGCTCATCGAGAAGCCGATCGCCGCCTCGCGCGAGCAGGCGGATGAGCTCATCTCAATCGCCAAGCGCACCGGGTGCATCGCACAGGTCGGCCAGCTCGAACGCTTTAATCCAGCCGTTCGCGCAACCATGCCGTTCATCACGAATCCCATGTTTTTCGAAGTGCACCGGCTCAGCATTTTCACGCCGCGCTCACTCGACGTGGACGTTGTGCTCGACCTGATGATTCACGATCTCGACGTCGTGCTTTCGCTCGTCAACTCGCCGGTAAGCGAAATTCGCGCGGTCGGCCTGCCCGTGCTCACCAACAAGGTAGATATCGCCAATGTGCGCGTGCAGTTCGAATCCGGCTGTGTGGCGAACTTCACCGCCAGCCGCGTCAGCACGGAACGCGTACGCAAGCTGCGCTTCTTCCAGCCCCATCAGTATGTCTCGCTCGACTACTCGCGCCGCGATGTGTTCATGCTCACAGTGAAGCCCATCGGTGCAGCAGCTTCCGCATCGTCGGAATTCACCATGCCCGACATTGTCCCGTCCAAGCCTGAGGTTGTCGCCGAAGAGCCGCTGCTTGCCGAACTACGCAGCTTCCTGCACGCGGTCGATACGCGAACAGCGCCCCTTGTTCCTCTGGAAGATGGACGTCGCGCACTGGCCCTTGCGCTCGACGTGCTCTCGGCCATTGAGGAACATAGCCGTAGAGCTAATCTCGATTCAATCATTCACGCGAAGGCTTGACTGAAGTGCGTCAGGTTAACACCTGAGTTGTACGTGTAATTGAGAAGCTAGTACCAACGATTGGGCGGGTGACGCGCCCCATGACGACGCCAGAAATGAGAGAATATCCACAGCAACAGCTTGTGGCACTGTGTGTTTGTAATATTCAAAGGTGCGCCGCTTGCCGTG includes these proteins:
- the lpxI gene encoding UDP-2,3-diacylglucosamine diphosphatase LpxI (LpxI, functionally equivalent to LpxH, replaces it in LPS biosynthesis in a minority of bacteria.), translated to MSKLGLIAGNGKFPFLVLEAAKARGYEVVVAAIKEETFPEIEKHGALAVHWLSLGELSRLIDTFRREGITEAVMAGQVKHKQIFSSIRPDWKLAKLLMSLATRNTDALIGAVAKVLADEGIHLMNSTALLEPLLAKPGVLTRRAPTDQEQTNITYGRAVAQHVARFDIGQTVVIAEAACVAIEAMEGTDAAILRAGELMATLRGEASTFSRALTVVKVAKPKQDMRFDVPVVGLYTIETMKRAGASCLALEAQRCLVLDGDAVYRAADEAGIAIVADPV
- a CDS encoding Gfo/Idh/MocA family oxidoreductase, which codes for MQSSKTIRVAVIGVGSFGRNHARVYHQLQQESQKAASAPTASLPPAPAPRIELAAIVDANPERATEVAREFGAQPFTSIEQMLRATTIDAASVAVPTIAHLEAASALMNAGVDVLIEKPIAASREQADELISIAKRTGCIAQVGQLERFNPAVRATMPFITNPMFFEVHRLSIFTPRSLDVDVVLDLMIHDLDVVLSLVNSPVSEIRAVGLPVLTNKVDIANVRVQFESGCVANFTASRVSTERVRKLRFFQPHQYVSLDYSRRDVFMLTVKPIGAAASASSEFTMPDIVPSKPEVVAEEPLLAELRSFLHAVDTRTAPLVPLEDGRRALALALDVLSAIEEHSRRANLDSIIHAKA